The Branchiostoma floridae strain S238N-H82 chromosome 6, Bfl_VNyyK, whole genome shotgun sequence genomic interval CCAAAAGAGCGATTGAGAGTTAAAAATATAAATCTCAATTTGCCAGAATTTGCAAAAACAGAAAAACGTACTTAATGCATTGATTATGacagtgtttttttgtgtgctgAAAGAAACAAATTGCACGAAACAGTAATGTGACGGTAAAATACCAAGCACAAAGGCCATTTCTGTTCCGACAAAAGACCAAACAGGCAAAGGCTACCTCAAAAccaattccctagggaatgcattcgtgcaatttttggaatattttcaaagcgatcgtaatactgtagaatgcctccgcccctgaggcgtcgccaaaaaaacgCTTATAAATGTTTTAGAAGACTACTTAAGAGCACTACTAGAGAGTAGGTCGTCTGTACCTCACTTTAGAGAAACTGACTGAAACTGAAATGTGTTTATGTGGAGAAGACTTGATGTAAATGCAGTATTCGAGGCACTCTGAGGTTTACTGAGACCAGGCATTGTCAATTGCTGGCTGGcaaactttgaaaatgaaaccctgcacaaaaatactagtacttgttgAGCATTTCCAAGAGAGACTCCTACCAATTACAGCTAGAACTGCAGTTTCAAAAGCACAGCCTTAGAATTTGTTTCAGGTATTTCCCCACCTCCTGTGTTTGTCCTCTTCCACTTGAGCGCCCGGATGTCTCTCCGTACATTCTCTTAGCTCCCACCCCATCCTGTCTGCCAGCTCCACAACATTGAACTCTAACCTGTGGGTACAGGGGTTAAATGTTAAAGGTAACAGGCTCCAGGTCCCACCCCATCCTGTCTGCCAGCTCCACAACGTTGAACTCTAACCTGTGGGTACAAGGGTTAAATGTTAAAGGTCATACGCTCCAGGTCCCACCCCATCCTGTCTGCCAGCTCCACAACGTTGAACTCTAACCTGTGGGTACAGgggttaaaggttaaaggtgacaGGCTCCAGGTCCCACCCCATCCTGTCTGCCAGCTCCGCCACGTTGAACTCTAACCTGCAGGGTCAGAGATTAAAGGTTAAAAGTGACAGGCTCCAGGTCCAGCCCATCCTGACTGCCAGCTCCAAGACTTGACCTCTAACCTGTAGCATCAGAGTTTAAAGGTTAAAGGTAATTGGCTCCTGGTCCCTGAATCTTGAAACagtgtacaagaaaaaaatttcgTTAGACATGGTCTATTGGTGCTGGATAACACATGGATACCGGTAAAGCTTAACAGTGAAACAAGTTTAATAGATTCCCCCAGCCTGACCTGTTGCTGGTCGAGTGGTCGACTCCCTTCTTCCtctccatggcaacggccgcggCGATGATGGGGTTGGTCCGCGCCAGTTGCCGTAGCAACCCCGGCCCCCCGTAGAACTGGACGGTGCAGaaggctctgattggctggagCACCTCGATCCACTTCCTCTGGTGCAGTTCCAGGTAGCACAGCAAGGTGGCGATGCCTGCAGATGCAAGGGGAACATGTGGATGAAGGTTGGAcacccaggaaaacaaacacaaggtaactgttgctcaagcaactggatagttTTGGAGCTGGTCatacatttcaggtagcatctttcatcagtgactgaggGAAAAAACATGAACAACAAGAGCACAGATTCAAAACATCAGAAGCCTGTAAATTGACAGAACCAAAGGCTTGGGTCAGCCTACTGGATCTCAGGTCTTTgccaaaatacaaatgtatatgagaAGTACTGCTAAATTTAATGTTGAACAGAGGAAGAAGAAATGAGGCAACAacacatttcttttcaaaacaataagtgaaaaaaacaagatctaTTTTGAGGCAAGTCGCCTGATGGCTTATCCATTCAGTATTATGGCTCCAATGAGCGTGAAGGTCCCATAGCTGACCTTCCTCTGTCATGTCCAGTGCCTGCACAGCTGCCTCTACAGGCACTGCCACCACATGCCCAGGGCAGCTACAAGCCAGGGGGGCCTCTGAACTGTCTGCAGTTGGATGGATGGACACTGCAGAGGCTGTGTTCTGGTCATTGTTCGGACAGTCAGGACCAGTGGAGACTTGTGCAGGGCTGTTAGCATCTTCAGACAGCATGGCGTAGTCTATACCGTCTTCTTCAAATTCTGCCACCTGTAAGAAAGGTCAATACATTTTAACAGTCAAGCATTCTACAGCAAAGAGTGTTCTTGTCAATACATACAATCTGAATATTCCTGAAATGCCATGCAGGTCCCAATGTTTtgcacttgggaaaggcatttacTTTTACCACTATTTCCTCACTTGCCTCGGCAGgtcaaaatgagtacctagcttcactTAGGGACATAAAGCCGGCAACCCCAAGTTTGACGACAGCCACACCTAAAGCACACTAAAGATTCCACAGCTCTTCTGAAAAAAGACTAAGCATCCTTCCCTGTTAGAGTGGTTCTAACCTTACTGTACGATTTTACACAGCTAAGCATTTACTGTGCAAAGCTCAGGTGTGTTGCACCTCTAATTCGTAGGTGTGTGCAACCAAATATGCCAGGAGGCAAAATTTGCTGGTAAAaaatttccttctttttttaaagtaactATGACCTGCACCTGTGCAGCTCTCTCTCGTTCCCGTTGCTGTCGTAACTTCTCGCGACACCGGCAGCGCGGGAAAACTTTCCTCAGCAGTTTCTTCACTGTCGTCCTGTCAACCGAGTTGCCGTAGGTGTGGCGCCGCAACTCACACAGGTCCGAACCCTgcaataaacaataacaaatgaacaacaacaagcaaacaGCTTAAGTCATTAAAGTACTTGTGACATTTCTAGCATGaattaggcctacgtcacatttcctaaccgggTCCTgcccgggctgtttgcggaaacaaaaatgtaagtttatgccaataagtATGCCGTTGAATTAGTTTTGGTCCGTTTGGGGTTTCTGTTGTctttatattgtacttttcgttccccaaaactgcccagccgggcccctttgtggaaatgtggtGTTAGCCTTTGTAGTTTCAATGAAAATTGCTAGGAGTCTCTCTTACATCAGCATTGAGGAAGTGGTGACAGCGCGAGGGCTCCccatccagggctcgaaatacttttttctgcataccagcACTGGCGCAGgttacattgaaaattacccgcaccagacaaattttacctgcaccactctgaatgtaggaagtatggatcatactaaaattgtttagaaaccattgctacttattcttttatactttataggttgTAACGgttaatgcagctaataacaattcatATGTACCTGCATCATAggacatatatgtataaaacccagtacatggaccagtgcaagttaggtgcaggtagacaccagaaatacctgcacatctccaattttacctgcactaacctgcatagcaggtggtatttcgagccctgccatcCCTCCCCGCCCTCCCAACCTAACAACTTTTAAGAATATGAAAAATGCCTGCAGTTTCAATGAAAATTGCTAGGAGTCTCCCTTACATCAGCATTAAGGAAGAGATGACAGTGTGAGGGCTTCCCATCCCTCCCTGCCCTCCCGATCTCCTGTACATAGTTctacaaaatttcaaagaagTAAATTGTGCCTCTGCAGTTTCAATGAAAATTGCTAGGAGTCTCCCTTACATCAGCATTGAGGAAGAGATGACAGTGCGAGGGCTTCCCATCCCTCCCCGCCCTCCCGATCTCCTGAACGTAGTTCTCGAAGCTCTTCGGCATGTTGTAGTGGATGATGGCCCGCACGTCGGACTTGTCCAGCCCCATGCCGAACGCGACCGTTGCCACGACAATACGCAGCTCTCCCGACATGAAGCGCTTCTGGATCTGCCGACGCTGAGCCGCGGACTTCCCGGCGTGGTAACAGTCAGCCAGCCACTTCACCTGGGGTGGGCCTTTCTCTGTAGGGGGCAAATGGAAATACATTTCAACCAatgaggttaaaaaaaaacacaacaatcaaaagttctgctgcagacTAACAATGTGACCTGTGTTTTAGAGTTAccttgtactgtaaatgcagaaaagaaaaacaaaataaatgcaGAAAACACCAACATTTTtgcattacagtatgtgactacagtctcgAACTAATCTTCTgctaaattaaatccccgcagacttaaatgcatttacagtattttttccTCCTCTCATCCCTTGAACATAGCCTTTGGTTCAGTTCAATCAGTTGCCCAGATGCAGTATGTGTTTGGGGAGGCGATAACTAGTATCTGGCGTTCAGACGCACTGTCCAGTCCATCTCAGGCTGTTCATAATAAGCACATGATTCATACAGTGCAGCCCTCAGGTGACAAACTGTGCTTAATCCCTACTCAAGGTAATAGGCATCAATCTTAATCCGTCAGGCCACCTGTAATCAGCGATCCCTCCAGGCATGTGTCCTTTTCCTGGGTTTAAGTTAATAGTAAGAATGATCCTAATTGACCCAGCTACAGTCAACCCTGTACTAGTGAATACCTCTACAAAAGGATGTGGCCACCAATGTGGCCACTCTTTGGGCCCTtattttttacaaattttctaTAAGCATGAAAAAACAACCTGTAAAATCCTGACTATAGTGAGCATCTGGTAAGTGTCCACATAAAACAGATTTTCCCAGTCCCAAGTAGTTAGTccgtgtaacacaaactccactgtccagggctgtaactggcccctccccggcGGATGTGTGGCGGACTGCTATAAGCAACGTTTAATCAGGCTACCAAGTAGTGTCCTTGGGAAAATTTTTGC includes:
- the LOC118417452 gene encoding ATP-dependent DNA helicase Q4-like, with the protein product MLSCVKSYSKVAEFEEDGIDYAMLSEDANSPAQVSTGPDCPNNDQNTASAVSIHPTADSSEAPLACSCPGHVVAVPVEAAVQALDMTEEGIATLLCYLELHQRKWIEVLQPIRAFCTVQFYGGPGLLRQLARTNPIIAAAVAMERKKGVDHSTSNRLEFNVVELADRMGWDLEPVRRDIRALKWKRTNTGGYQRTGLLAEFTDVSFLLRAPGDLTDDQLDEVSDFLYGRVESQERTELRQLKAVFQALTDVSHEEFWHCAEEVDRARSEQLKVTLREYFEKEPTLNVSSDSCEEEEEEQVPLKNEGQVRADIRSFVCLHHDRNFTGRAIARIFHGISSPCYPAQVSSVCLFVSLFVY